One segment of Sesamum indicum cultivar Zhongzhi No. 13 linkage group LG4, S_indicum_v1.0, whole genome shotgun sequence DNA contains the following:
- the LOC105160679 gene encoding LOW QUALITY PROTEIN: RNA polymerase sigma factor sigE, chloroplastic/mitochondrial (The sequence of the model RefSeq protein was modified relative to this genomic sequence to represent the inferred CDS: inserted 5 bases in 4 codons; deleted 3 bases in 3 codons; substituted 1 base at 1 genomic stop codon): MGVVAVSSAAQTPVRLNARCSTRASSPKRRVMILSFKDDRSKNTSXEMEXXXXKKRVSAVSTNEASPSTLELDYSEAAAKLLEKIYKRSPATFVSDEEDCFKNEGSQRLKRAGEGEDTEKKTVENVVRSQSKKXKRFSLEERIALKMKEQGGNLELFQKRKQSMKYEDEKIDRLXRDYSAATAFVSLDWRKMKIHHNLRLVLFVMNKYFQDFANGPRFQDLCRAGVKGLITAIDRFEPDRKFRLSTYGLLFWIQHAIIRSLTLSSITKVSFGLESVRVEIQKAKQELLFELQRPPTDEEIIERVGISPERYHEVMNLSKTISSLYAWYEVTQEEFINAXGVEGDNRRQPVLLRLALDDVLDSLKPKESLVIRHRYGLXGKEDRTLGEIAGNLNMSREMVRKHELKVLMKLKHPARLDYLRRYVFR; this comes from the exons ATGGGAGTTGTGGCTGTTTCTTCTGCTGCGCAAACTCCCGTGAGATTGAACGCAAGGTGTTCGACTCGTGCCTCTTCACCGAAAAGGCGAGTAATGATATTATCATTCAAAGACGATAGAAGTAAAAATACAT CTGAAATGGAAANNNNNNNNNNGAAAAAACGAGTTAGTGCTGTCTCAACAAATGAAGCTTCTCCAAGCACATTGGAACTGGATTATAGTGAAGCTGCTGCAAAACTA CTAGAAAAGATATACAAAAGAAGCCCTGCAACATTTGTCTCTGATGAGGAG GATTGCTTTAAAAATGAAGGAAGTCAAAGGCTGAAGAGGGCTGGAGAAGGGGAGGACACGGAGAAGAAAACTGTTGAGAATGTGGTGAGGAGTCAGAGTAAGAAGTGAAAAAGATTCAGTCTTGAGGAGAGGATTGCTTTAAAAATGAAGGAACAAGGTGGTAATCTTGAATTATTCCAGAAAAGGAAACAGAGCATGAAGTATGAAGATGAGAAGATCGATAGGC TTAGGGACTATTCAGCTGCCACTGCTTTTGTCAGCTTAGACTGGAGGAAAATGAAGATC CACCACAATCTCCGGCTTGTTTTATTCGTCATGAACAAGTATTTTCAAGACTTTGCCAATGGCCCAAGATTCCAGGACCTTTGTCGAGCTGGGGTAAAGGGTCTTATAACTGCTATCGATAGGTTTGAGCCAGATC GGAAATTCCGACTCTCGACATATGGCCTA CTATTTTGGATCCAGCATGCCATTATTCGTTCTTTGACTCTGTCAAGCATCACAAAGGTGTCCTTTGGCCTTGAATCG GTCAGAGTTGAAATCCAGAAAGCCAAGCAAGAGCTATTGTTTGAACTTCAGAGACCGCCAACTGACGAAGAAATTATAGAAAGAGTTGGAATCTCTCCGGAACGATATCATGAAGTGATGAACTTGTCGAAGACTATTTCTTCTCTCTATGCATGGTATGAAGTAACGCAGGAGGAGTTCATCAATGC TGGTGTTGAAGGAGATAACAGAAGGCAACCTGTACTTCTCAGGCTTGCTCTCGATGATGTG CTCGACTCTCTGAAGCCCAAGGAGAGTTTGGTGATCAGACATAGGTATGGAC GAGGTAAAGAAGACAGAACACTTGGAGAAATTGCAGGAAATTTGAACATGTCAAGAGAGATGGTTAGGAAGCACGAACTGAAAGTTCTCATGAAACTAAAGCATCCAGCTCGACTCGATTATCTTCGTCGCTATGTTTTCAGATGA